A DNA window from Micromonospora sp. NBC_01739 contains the following coding sequences:
- a CDS encoding RNA degradosome polyphosphate kinase, with translation MSTPREGPDNPDRPDPAAASSGLAEVLDPGPGPALPEPPETRPDRPLPEDRFLNRELSWLDFNARVLALAEDRRTPLLERAKFLAIFASNLDEFYMVRVAGLKRRLTAGLPVRGGDGLPLRTQLELVAAKAATLVARHAACLIDDVLPALAAEDIRVLGWSDLGNRERDRLHSYFRQQIFPVLTPLAVDPAHPFPYISGRSLNLAVSVRDPDGGPELFARVKVPNNVPRFVRVDRDQPGVRVLPVEDLIAVHLGQLFSGMQVVECHLFRVTRNAEVEVDEDRDEDLLQALERELARRRFGPPVRLEVADSISDHMLELLVRELDMDRQDVLRVRGLLDLSALWQLYGEADRPDLKDPPFVPATHPRLAEGEVPRSVFATLRDGDVLVHHPYHSFATSVQRFIEQAAADPNVLAIKQTLYRTSGDSPIVDALVEAAAAGKQVVVLVELKARFDEVANIGWARTLERAGCHVVYGLVGLKTHCKTALVVRQEGDQIRRYCHIGTGNYHPKTARLYEDFGMLTADPDIGADLTDLFNVLTGYSRQTAYRRLLVAPQGVRRGLIERIEREIAQVRLGRPALVQFKVNALVDEAITDALYRASQAGVHVDLIIRGMCTLRPGVPGLSDNIRVRSILGRFLEHSRIFRFGNDGDAEFWIGSADLMHRNLDRRVEALVQVSDPVARAELDHVLQAAMSPEVEAFELTADGSWIRRSGTPAAPLDHLQDLLLHRVGGTAGRAARAIG, from the coding sequence GTGAGCACCCCTCGCGAAGGCCCGGACAATCCCGACCGACCCGACCCTGCGGCAGCTTCCTCCGGGTTGGCGGAGGTGCTGGACCCCGGCCCCGGGCCGGCCCTGCCGGAACCCCCCGAGACGCGGCCCGACCGCCCCCTGCCGGAGGACCGGTTCCTCAACCGGGAGCTGTCCTGGCTCGACTTCAACGCCCGGGTCCTGGCCCTGGCCGAGGACCGGCGCACCCCCCTGCTGGAGCGGGCCAAGTTCCTCGCCATCTTCGCCAGCAACCTGGACGAGTTCTACATGGTGCGGGTCGCCGGGCTGAAACGGCGCCTCACCGCCGGGCTGCCGGTACGCGGCGGAGACGGGCTGCCCCTGCGTACCCAACTGGAACTGGTCGCCGCCAAGGCGGCCACCCTGGTGGCCCGGCACGCCGCCTGTCTCATCGACGACGTGCTGCCGGCGCTGGCGGCGGAGGACATCCGGGTGCTGGGCTGGTCCGACCTCGGCAACCGTGAGCGGGACCGGCTGCACTCCTACTTCCGCCAGCAGATCTTTCCGGTGCTCACCCCCTTGGCGGTCGACCCGGCCCACCCCTTCCCGTACATCTCCGGTCGGTCGCTCAACCTGGCCGTGTCGGTGCGCGACCCGGACGGCGGACCTGAGCTGTTCGCCCGGGTCAAGGTGCCCAACAACGTGCCCCGGTTCGTCCGGGTCGACCGGGACCAGCCCGGGGTACGGGTGCTGCCGGTGGAGGACCTCATCGCCGTCCACCTGGGTCAACTCTTCTCCGGCATGCAGGTCGTGGAGTGCCATCTGTTCCGGGTGACCCGCAACGCCGAGGTGGAGGTCGACGAGGACCGCGACGAGGACCTGCTGCAGGCCCTGGAACGGGAACTGGCCCGGCGCCGGTTCGGTCCCCCGGTCCGGCTGGAGGTCGCCGACTCGATCTCCGACCACATGCTGGAGTTGCTGGTCCGGGAACTGGACATGGACCGCCAGGACGTGCTGCGGGTCCGCGGGCTGCTCGACCTGTCCGCCCTGTGGCAGCTCTACGGCGAGGCGGACCGCCCCGACCTGAAGGACCCTCCCTTCGTACCGGCCACCCATCCCCGGCTGGCCGAGGGCGAGGTGCCCCGCAGCGTCTTCGCGACCCTGCGCGACGGGGACGTGCTGGTGCACCACCCGTACCACTCCTTCGCGACCAGCGTGCAACGCTTCATCGAGCAGGCCGCCGCCGACCCGAACGTGCTGGCCATCAAGCAGACCCTGTACCGCACCAGCGGGGACTCCCCCATCGTGGACGCCCTGGTGGAGGCCGCCGCGGCCGGCAAGCAGGTGGTGGTGCTGGTCGAGTTGAAGGCCCGCTTCGACGAGGTGGCCAACATCGGCTGGGCCCGCACCCTGGAACGGGCCGGATGCCACGTGGTCTACGGGCTGGTCGGCCTCAAGACCCACTGCAAGACGGCCCTGGTGGTACGCCAGGAGGGCGACCAGATCCGGCGCTACTGCCACATCGGCACCGGCAACTACCACCCCAAGACCGCCCGCCTCTACGAGGACTTCGGCATGCTGACCGCCGACCCGGACATCGGCGCCGACCTGACCGACCTGTTCAACGTGCTCACCGGCTACAGCCGGCAGACCGCGTACCGGCGGCTGCTGGTGGCACCCCAGGGGGTACGCAGGGGTCTGATCGAGCGGATCGAACGGGAGATCGCCCAGGTCCGGCTCGGCCGGCCCGCCCTGGTGCAGTTCAAGGTGAACGCCCTCGTCGACGAGGCCATCACGGACGCCCTGTACCGGGCCTCCCAGGCGGGGGTACACGTCGACCTGATCATCCGGGGGATGTGCACCCTGCGTCCCGGGGTGCCGGGGCTGTCGGACAACATCCGGGTCCGCTCCATCCTCGGCCGGTTCCTGGAACACTCCCGGATCTTCCGTTTCGGCAACGACGGTGACGCCGAGTTCTGGATCGGCTCGGCCGACCTGATGCACCGCAACCTGGATCGACGGGTCGAGGCACTGGTCCAGGTCAGCGACCCGGTGGCCCGCGCCGAACTGGACCACGTGCTCCAGGCCGCGATGAGCCCGGAGGTCGAGGCGTTCGAGTTGACCGCCGACGGCAGCTGGATCCGGCGCAGCGGCACTCCCGCGGCGCCCCTGGACCATCTACAGGATCTGTTGCTGCATCGGGTCGGGGGCACCGCCGGACGAGCCGCCCGGGCAATAGGCTGA
- a CDS encoding NUDIX hydrolase, which translates to MVEEEDPALPGRRRTLQPDAGVAEIRAAGGVVWRPAPDGGVQVCLVHRPRYGDWTLPKGKLEPGEHALLAAVREVAEEADAQAVPQVRLPSVRYRSEGLDKTVDYWSMRAVGTGGFQPGTEVDEVRWLGVDDAMRLVSYPHDNQVLAAFAALPRVTATMLLVRHGHAGRRLDWSGPDTGRPLDPRGWSQAHALAPLIALVRPTRLLSASPRRCVQTLDPAAAQLDLPIEISGDLDEPRAGQQADECALAVAAALTASAANSESVAACSQGKVIPGALERLAGQPGDYATGKGGGWLLTFTGDRLLAADRL; encoded by the coding sequence ATGGTCGAGGAGGAGGATCCGGCGCTTCCCGGCCGTCGGCGTACCCTGCAACCCGATGCCGGCGTGGCCGAGATCCGAGCGGCCGGCGGGGTGGTGTGGCGACCGGCACCGGACGGCGGGGTCCAGGTGTGCCTGGTGCACCGCCCCCGGTACGGGGACTGGACGTTGCCGAAGGGCAAGCTGGAGCCGGGCGAGCATGCACTGCTGGCCGCAGTCCGGGAGGTCGCCGAGGAGGCCGACGCCCAGGCGGTACCCCAGGTGCGCCTGCCCAGCGTGCGGTACCGCAGCGAGGGCCTGGACAAGACGGTCGACTACTGGTCGATGCGGGCGGTCGGCACGGGCGGTTTCCAACCCGGCACCGAGGTCGACGAGGTGCGCTGGCTGGGGGTGGACGATGCGATGCGGCTGGTCAGCTACCCGCACGACAACCAGGTGCTGGCCGCCTTCGCCGCGCTGCCCCGCGTGACCGCGACCATGCTGCTGGTCCGCCACGGCCACGCCGGTCGGCGACTGGACTGGTCCGGCCCGGACACCGGCCGCCCCCTGGACCCCCGTGGCTGGTCGCAGGCGCACGCCTTGGCGCCGCTGATCGCGCTGGTCCGTCCCACCCGACTGCTCTCCGCCTCGCCCCGCCGATGCGTGCAGACCCTGGACCCGGCCGCCGCGCAGCTCGACCTGCCGATCGAGATCAGCGGTGACCTGGACGAGCCCCGCGCCGGCCAGCAGGCCGACGAGTGCGCCCTGGCCGTAGCGGCAGCACTGACCGCATCAGCGGCGAACAGCGAGTCCGTAGCGGCGTGCAGCCAGGGCAAGGTCATCCCCGGCGCGCTGGAACGGCTCGCCGGCCAGCCCGGCGACTACGCCACCGGCAAGGGCGGCGGCTGGCTGCTCACCTTCACCGGCGACCGCCTGCTAGCGGCCGACCGCCTCTGA
- a CDS encoding endonuclease/exonuclease/phosphatase family protein yields the protein MRTVLRRRHLGTATLALGLLVFTDVLRVFLPSVITIFGQAASTPAELLGAFALGWFVLALAAPALVARVGARPVGLVAVAVLSAARLALTATPGGRTQLWLATAGLLAGLVWLAAIAGPVSRPLPGLVLGLTAGALGQALTGTHDPVWWGRWEAWLLSLFLVGSLLVVAFAAKPESGRPEDDTEALPPGRSWLLVGPGLLLGGMVALSPAVASTAMSFWLGAAGTAGTPLFALAPLAAAVALFVLCALTPPPSRPLFPVLLLAGALLFGYGPPGFLGVAMLLTAAGLGGCLALAAADRGRSTAARRGYAATGGMLVFALAAVLYYAAYDIGYPNGWLPALVAAMVGIVALGGRRRPATAAPAAPPPVPLATGRSGWLVAPMAALLAAVLALVAAAVQGPWLVATNRGGPPEQIRLVAYNIRMGFGLDGRLDLAALDRAVGRADVVLLSEVDRGWLLNGGHDTLHLLANRLDMPYVFAPAAGALWGDAVLSRWPVQRARTRTLPAVGAPTGAQALGVTVDFSDGVRLAVVSTHLQPPPGTDPVVQARVVAEFATGYAEGGPLVVAGDFNTEPGDPAFTALTDAGLVDALAAVRPLPTSPADDPRTQIDHIFVSPDLSATDPTATPSTASDHLPVAVTLKLPPARP from the coding sequence ATGAGGACCGTGTTGCGTCGTCGCCACCTCGGTACCGCCACCCTGGCGTTGGGTCTGCTCGTCTTCACCGACGTGCTGCGGGTCTTCCTGCCGTCGGTCATCACCATCTTCGGGCAGGCCGCCTCGACCCCGGCCGAACTGCTCGGTGCCTTCGCGCTCGGCTGGTTCGTGCTCGCCCTGGCCGCACCGGCCCTCGTAGCCCGGGTCGGTGCCCGTCCCGTCGGCCTGGTGGCGGTGGCCGTACTCAGCGCCGCCCGGCTGGCGTTGACCGCGACGCCCGGGGGTCGTACCCAACTCTGGTTGGCCACCGCAGGCCTGCTGGCCGGGCTGGTGTGGCTGGCCGCCATCGCCGGCCCGGTCAGCCGACCGCTGCCCGGGCTGGTCCTCGGACTGACCGCCGGGGCGCTCGGCCAGGCCTTGACCGGTACCCACGACCCGGTGTGGTGGGGACGCTGGGAGGCCTGGCTGCTGAGCCTTTTCCTGGTGGGGTCCTTGCTGGTGGTCGCCTTCGCCGCGAAACCCGAATCCGGTCGGCCTGAGGACGACACCGAGGCGCTACCGCCGGGCCGGAGTTGGCTGCTCGTCGGGCCCGGGTTGCTGTTGGGTGGCATGGTCGCGTTGTCACCGGCGGTCGCGAGCACCGCGATGTCCTTCTGGCTCGGTGCGGCCGGCACCGCCGGCACCCCTCTGTTCGCCCTGGCACCCCTGGCCGCCGCGGTGGCGCTGTTCGTGCTCTGCGCGTTGACCCCGCCGCCGAGCCGTCCCCTGTTCCCGGTGCTGCTGCTGGCCGGGGCGCTGCTGTTCGGGTACGGGCCACCGGGGTTCCTCGGTGTCGCGATGCTGCTCACCGCAGCGGGGCTGGGCGGCTGCCTGGCCCTGGCCGCCGCCGACCGGGGGCGGTCGACCGCTGCCCGTCGTGGGTACGCGGCGACCGGCGGCATGCTGGTCTTCGCCCTGGCGGCGGTGCTCTACTACGCCGCCTACGACATCGGCTACCCCAACGGCTGGCTGCCCGCCCTGGTGGCGGCGATGGTAGGGATCGTCGCGCTGGGCGGACGGCGGCGACCTGCGACAGCGGCCCCCGCTGCCCCGCCGCCGGTACCCCTCGCCACCGGACGATCGGGGTGGCTGGTCGCCCCGATGGCAGCCCTGTTGGCCGCCGTGCTCGCCCTCGTCGCCGCGGCCGTGCAGGGGCCGTGGCTGGTGGCCACCAACCGGGGCGGGCCACCCGAGCAGATCCGGCTGGTGGCGTACAACATCCGGATGGGCTTCGGCCTGGACGGGCGGCTCGACCTGGCCGCTCTGGACCGGGCGGTCGGGCGGGCCGACGTGGTGCTGCTCAGCGAGGTCGACCGGGGCTGGCTGCTCAACGGCGGTCACGACACCCTGCACCTGTTGGCGAACCGGCTGGATATGCCGTACGTCTTCGCGCCCGCCGCCGGGGCCCTGTGGGGCGATGCGGTGCTGAGCCGGTGGCCGGTCCAGCGGGCCCGGACCCGTACGCTGCCTGCGGTCGGCGCACCCACCGGTGCCCAGGCCCTGGGGGTGACGGTCGACTTCAGCGACGGCGTACGGCTGGCGGTGGTGAGCACCCACCTGCAACCCCCACCGGGTACGGATCCGGTGGTGCAGGCCCGGGTGGTCGCCGAATTCGCCACCGGGTACGCCGAGGGTGGGCCGCTCGTCGTCGCCGGTGACTTCAACACCGAGCCGGGTGATCCGGCCTTCACGGCCCTCACCGACGCCGGGCTGGTCGACGCCCTGGCGGCCGTACGCCCGCTGCCCACCAGCCCGGCCGACGACCCGCGTACCCAGATCGACCACATCTTCGTCTCCCCGGACCTGTCGGCCACCGACCCGACCGCCACCCCGAGCACCGCCAGCGACCACCTGCCGGTAGCCGTCACCCTCAAACTGCCACCGGCCCGGCCGTAA
- a CDS encoding HU family DNA-binding protein: protein MNKAELIEALAVRLGDRKTATAALDAVLAEVQAAVTKGEKVAITGFGAFEKRVRGARTARNPRTGEAVKVKKTSVPTFRPGAGFKEMVASGKVPKATAAAKKAAATTAKTTGAKATGAKATTAKKTTATKTTTTAAKTTAAKKTTATKTAAATKKAAPAKKATATKTTAAAKTTTKKAAPAKKATATKATATKTTTAAKATAAKKAPAKKAPAKKTTTRR, encoded by the coding sequence GTGAACAAGGCCGAGCTCATCGAGGCGCTCGCCGTTCGCCTGGGGGACCGGAAGACGGCGACGGCCGCGCTCGACGCGGTCCTCGCTGAGGTCCAGGCGGCGGTCACCAAGGGCGAAAAGGTGGCGATCACCGGATTCGGAGCGTTCGAGAAGCGTGTTCGTGGCGCTCGAACAGCGCGCAACCCGCGCACAGGCGAGGCGGTGAAGGTCAAGAAGACCTCCGTCCCGACCTTCCGCCCAGGCGCCGGGTTCAAGGAGATGGTGGCCAGCGGCAAGGTGCCGAAGGCCACGGCGGCGGCGAAGAAGGCAGCCGCAACCACCGCCAAGACCACCGGCGCGAAGGCTACCGGTGCCAAGGCGACCACCGCGAAGAAGACGACCGCGACCAAGACCACCACCACGGCGGCCAAGACCACGGCGGCCAAGAAGACCACCGCGACGAAGACCGCGGCGGCCACCAAGAAGGCCGCACCGGCGAAGAAGGCCACCGCGACCAAGACCACGGCGGCCGCGAAGACCACCACGAAGAAGGCCGCACCGGCGAAGAAGGCCACCGCGACCAAGGCCACCGCGACCAAGACCACCACGGCGGCCAAGGCCACGGCGGCCAAGAAGGCCCCGGCGAAGAAGGCGCCGGCCAAGAAGACCACGACCCGGCGCTGA
- the leuD gene encoding 3-isopropylmalate dehydratase small subunit: MDKFTVHTGTAVPLRRSDVDTDQIIPAVYLKRVTRTGFADGLFSAWREDPGFVLNDQSYAGASILVAGPEFGTGSSREHAVWALRDYGFRAVIAPGFGDIFRGNALKEGLLPVELELKAVEEIWGLVEADPDTSITVDLTTRQVRAGTFTWSFPLDDFSRWRLMEGLDDIGLTLRHEEQISTFETTRPSFLPRVA; the protein is encoded by the coding sequence ATGGACAAGTTCACCGTGCACACCGGCACCGCCGTGCCGCTGCGTCGGTCCGACGTGGACACCGACCAGATCATCCCGGCCGTCTACCTGAAGCGGGTGACCCGTACCGGTTTCGCCGACGGGTTGTTCAGCGCGTGGCGGGAGGACCCGGGATTCGTACTCAACGATCAGTCTTATGCCGGGGCGTCGATTCTCGTCGCCGGTCCGGAGTTCGGCACCGGGTCCTCCCGCGAGCACGCCGTCTGGGCGCTGCGCGACTACGGGTTCCGAGCCGTGATCGCACCCGGCTTCGGTGACATCTTCCGGGGCAACGCGCTCAAGGAAGGGTTGCTTCCGGTAGAGCTGGAATTGAAAGCGGTCGAGGAAATCTGGGGTCTGGTCGAGGCCGACCCCGACACCTCGATCACCGTGGACCTGACCACCCGCCAGGTCCGGGCCGGCACCTTCACGTGGTCGTTCCCGCTCGACGACTTCAGCCGCTGGCGGCTGATGGAGGGCTTGGACGACATTGGACTCACCCTTCGGCACGAGGAGCAGATCAGCACCTTCGAGACCACTCGGCCGTCCTTCCTGCCCCGGGTCGCATAG
- the leuC gene encoding 3-isopropylmalate dehydratase large subunit, with protein MVGATTQPRTLAEKVWDAHVVRSVEGEPDLLFIDLHLLHEVTSPQAFDGLRLAGRRVRRTDLTLATEDHNTPTGYADPSFQQRRGDLLTIADPTSRTQIETLRRNCAEFGVKLHPLGDENQGIVHVIGPQLGLTQPGMTIVCGDSHTATHGAFGALAFGIGTSEVEHVLATQTLPQARPKTMAVTVNGQLGPGVTAKDLVLALIAKVGTGGGRGHIVEYRGEAIRALSMEGRMTIANMSIEWGAKAGMIAPDETTFAYLKGRPNAPTGADWDAALAYWRTLPTDEGATFDAEVILDASEITPFVTWGTNPGQGVPLGAAVPDPEDFTTDAERAAARRALEYMDLRPGTPLRDLAVDVVFVGSCTNGRLEDLRAAADVLRGHRVAEGVRMLVVPGSASVREAAEAEGLDKVFTDAGAEWRFAGCSMCLGMNPDTLSPGQRSASTSNRNFEGRQGRGGRTHLVSPPVAAATAVVGRLAAPADL; from the coding sequence ATGGTGGGAGCCACTACTCAGCCGAGAACCTTGGCCGAGAAGGTCTGGGACGCGCATGTCGTCCGGTCTGTCGAGGGAGAGCCCGATCTGCTCTTCATCGACTTGCACCTGCTGCACGAGGTGACCAGCCCGCAGGCGTTCGACGGGCTGCGGCTCGCCGGTCGGCGGGTGCGTCGTACCGACCTCACCCTCGCGACCGAGGACCACAACACCCCGACCGGGTACGCCGATCCGTCGTTCCAGCAGCGCCGTGGTGACCTGCTCACCATCGCTGACCCCACCTCGCGTACCCAGATCGAGACCCTGCGCCGCAACTGCGCGGAGTTCGGCGTGAAGCTGCACCCCCTGGGCGACGAGAACCAGGGCATCGTGCATGTCATCGGTCCGCAGCTCGGGCTCACCCAGCCCGGCATGACCATCGTCTGTGGCGACTCGCACACCGCCACCCACGGCGCCTTCGGGGCCCTGGCCTTCGGCATCGGCACCAGTGAGGTCGAGCACGTGCTGGCCACCCAGACGCTGCCGCAGGCCCGTCCGAAGACCATGGCGGTCACCGTCAACGGTCAGCTCGGCCCCGGTGTCACCGCCAAGGATCTGGTCCTCGCGCTGATCGCCAAGGTCGGCACCGGTGGCGGTCGCGGGCACATCGTCGAGTACCGCGGTGAGGCCATCCGGGCGCTGTCCATGGAAGGCCGGATGACCATCGCCAACATGTCGATCGAGTGGGGTGCCAAGGCCGGCATGATCGCGCCGGACGAGACCACCTTCGCGTACCTGAAGGGGCGGCCGAACGCCCCCACCGGCGCCGACTGGGACGCGGCGCTGGCCTACTGGCGGACCCTGCCCACCGACGAGGGGGCGACCTTCGACGCCGAGGTGATCCTGGACGCATCGGAGATCACGCCGTTCGTGACCTGGGGCACCAACCCGGGGCAGGGCGTTCCGCTGGGCGCGGCCGTGCCGGACCCGGAGGACTTCACCACGGACGCGGAACGGGCCGCCGCCCGTCGCGCCCTGGAGTACATGGACCTGCGACCGGGCACCCCGCTGCGTGACCTGGCGGTCGACGTGGTCTTCGTCGGCTCCTGCACCAACGGCCGGCTGGAGGACCTGCGTGCCGCCGCGGACGTGCTGCGCGGTCACCGGGTCGCCGAGGGCGTACGCATGTTGGTGGTGCCCGGCTCCGCCTCCGTACGGGAGGCCGCCGAGGCCGAGGGGCTGGACAAGGTCTTCACCGACGCGGGTGCCGAGTGGCGCTTCGCCGGGTGCTCGATGTGCCTGGGCATGAACCCGGACACCCTCTCGCCGGGGCAGCGCTCCGCCTCGACCTCCAACCGGAACTTCGAGGGCCGCCAGGGCCGGGGCGGGCGTACTCACCTGGTGAGTCCGCCGGTCGCCGCCGCGACCGCAGTGGTCGGCCGACTGGCCGCTCCCGCCGATCTGTAG
- a CDS encoding IclR family transcriptional regulator — protein sequence MSGVGVLDKAVVILAACVDGASLAELVERTKLPRATAHRLAQALEIHRMLVRDTQGRWRPGPRLGELANAAPDVLLTAAEPLLAALRDATGESAQLYLRRADERICVAAAERASGLRDTVPVGSVLPMTAGSAAQILLAWEPPEAVMPLLPRAKFTGRTLAEVRRRGWAQSVAEREAGVASVSAPIRDRTGRVIAAISISGPIERLGRRPGERHAMAVVRAGQRLSGL from the coding sequence ATGAGCGGTGTCGGCGTTCTCGACAAGGCGGTGGTCATCCTGGCCGCCTGTGTCGACGGCGCCAGCCTGGCCGAACTCGTTGAACGCACCAAGCTGCCCCGAGCCACCGCGCACCGGCTGGCCCAAGCCCTGGAGATCCACCGGATGCTCGTCCGGGACACCCAGGGCCGCTGGCGCCCCGGCCCTCGCCTGGGCGAGCTGGCCAATGCCGCGCCGGACGTCCTGCTGACCGCGGCCGAGCCACTGCTGGCCGCGTTGCGGGACGCCACCGGCGAAAGCGCCCAGCTCTATCTACGCAGAGCGGACGAACGGATCTGCGTGGCCGCCGCCGAACGGGCCAGCGGCCTGCGGGACACCGTCCCGGTCGGCTCGGTGCTGCCGATGACCGCCGGGTCGGCGGCCCAGATCCTGCTCGCCTGGGAGCCACCCGAGGCGGTCATGCCACTGCTGCCGCGGGCCAAGTTCACCGGCCGCACCCTGGCCGAGGTACGCCGCCGAGGCTGGGCGCAGAGCGTCGCGGAACGCGAGGCCGGTGTGGCCAGTGTCTCAGCCCCGATCCGCGACCGTACCGGCCGGGTGATCGCCGCCATCAGCATCTCCGGCCCCATCGAACGCCTCGGCCGCCGCCCCGGCGAACGCCACGCCATGGCCGTAGTGAGAGCCGGCCAACGCCTCTCCGGCCTCTAA
- a CDS encoding fumarylacetoacetate hydrolase family protein encodes MRIARFAHAKGMSFGVVEGEPGTGPQGLTIAEISGHPFGQITFSGARWALSDVRLLSPILPSKVVCVGRNYAEHAAEHGSEVPSEPLLFLKPSTSVIGPRDAIRLPEFSKQVEHEAELAVVIGAPGARRADRAAAQRAIFGYTCANDVTARDLQRSDNQWTRAKGFDSFCPIGPWITTGLDISDLEIRCEVGRDPEEMEVRQLGRTRDMVFDVPALVSYISHVMTLLPGDVVLTGTPAGVSPLVDGDTVTVRIEGIGDLTNPVVSAT; translated from the coding sequence GTGCGTATCGCTCGTTTCGCTCATGCCAAGGGAATGTCGTTCGGAGTCGTCGAGGGGGAGCCGGGGACGGGCCCGCAGGGGCTGACCATCGCCGAGATCTCGGGACATCCGTTCGGCCAGATAACTTTCAGCGGCGCCCGTTGGGCGCTGTCCGACGTCCGCCTGCTCTCGCCGATCCTGCCCAGCAAGGTGGTCTGCGTCGGCCGTAACTACGCCGAGCACGCCGCCGAGCACGGCAGCGAGGTGCCCAGCGAGCCGCTGCTGTTCCTCAAGCCCTCCACCTCCGTCATCGGCCCTCGGGACGCCATCCGGCTGCCCGAGTTCAGCAAGCAGGTGGAGCACGAGGCCGAGCTGGCCGTGGTGATCGGTGCCCCGGGGGCGCGCCGCGCCGACCGGGCCGCGGCGCAGCGGGCCATCTTCGGCTACACCTGCGCCAACGATGTCACCGCCCGGGACCTGCAACGCTCCGACAACCAGTGGACCCGGGCCAAGGGGTTCGACTCCTTCTGCCCGATCGGCCCCTGGATCACCACCGGCCTGGACATCAGTGACCTGGAGATCCGGTGCGAGGTGGGACGGGACCCGGAGGAGATGGAGGTCCGCCAACTGGGCCGGACCCGGGACATGGTCTTCGACGTGCCCGCCCTGGTGTCGTACATCTCGCATGTGATGACCCTGTTGCCGGGCGACGTCGTGCTGACCGGCACCCCGGCGGGGGTTAGCCCGCTCGTGGACGGGGATACGGTCACCGTCCGGATCGAGGGGATCGGCGACCTGACCAACCCGGTGGTATCCGCCACCTGA